A region of Streptomyces sp. NBC_01750 DNA encodes the following proteins:
- a CDS encoding tyrosine-type recombinase/integrase, with protein MPEVTEHLEHYAAAGRDGHVFLGPQGGRLRRSNFRDDWTKTRTKAGISAEIHCHDLRHTGTHWPLPEPALVS; from the coding sequence GTGCCTGAGGTGACCGAACACCTCGAGCACTACGCCGCCGCCGGACGGGATGGCCACGTATTCCTCGGGCCTCAGGGTGGCCGGCTCCGCCGCAGCAACTTCCGAGACGACTGGACCAAGACGCGCACGAAGGCGGGCATCAGCGCTGAGATCCACTGTCACGATCTGAGGCACACGGGGACACATTGGCCGCTGCCGGAGCCGGCACTCGTGAGCTGA
- a CDS encoding dihydrofolate reductase family protein: MRSVTYSMGVSLDGYIVGPDGGFDWTAPDEEVFRFWIDEIRQVGTHLLGRRLYETMLYWETADQDPTLDDSDREWTALWKPLPKVVFSTTLSTVQGNARLASGGLAEEIERLRAEPGEGDIAIGGATLAAEAAALGLIDEYQAMVYPVLVGGGIPFFPQRERRVDLELVETRTFSSRVVYLRYRVAR, encoded by the coding sequence ATGCGCAGCGTGACCTATTCGATGGGCGTCTCACTTGACGGCTACATCGTCGGGCCGGACGGCGGCTTCGATTGGACGGCCCCCGACGAGGAGGTCTTTCGCTTCTGGATCGACGAGATTCGACAGGTCGGCACCCACCTGTTGGGACGACGGCTGTACGAGACGATGCTGTACTGGGAGACCGCCGACCAGGATCCAACGCTCGACGACTCAGATCGCGAGTGGACCGCGCTCTGGAAGCCGCTCCCAAAGGTGGTGTTCTCCACCACGCTGTCGACGGTGCAGGGCAATGCCCGCCTGGCCTCCGGCGGCCTGGCGGAGGAGATCGAGCGGTTGCGAGCCGAGCCGGGGGAGGGCGACATCGCGATCGGCGGCGCGACTCTCGCCGCCGAGGCGGCCGCGTTGGGTCTGATCGACGAGTACCAGGCCATGGTCTACCCGGTGCTGGTTGGCGGTGGCATTCCGTTCTTTCCCCAGCGCGAGCGCCGGGTGGATCTCGAACTCGTCGAGACCCGCACCTTCAGCTCAAGAGTCGTCTACCTCCGCTACCGCGTGGCGCGCTAG
- a CDS encoding DUF6069 family protein — translation MGGAVLATTLLWTAAHTLGVELRIGPGGGWPSQAVGLPRVAGSTLVASLLAAATRKGLDLLTDTDRASTLWIRLAVTVLLVSLAPLTFVRASGGARATPALMHLAVAAVLIPLLAPRNTD, via the coding sequence ATCGGCGGTGCTGTTCTGGCCACCACCCTGCTGTGGACCGCTGCCCACACCCTGGGCGTCGAACTCCGCATCGGGCCCGGAGGCGGATGGCCGAGCCAGGCCGTCGGCCTGCCCCGCGTCGCCGGCAGCACGCTCGTCGCATCCCTGCTCGCCGCAGCGACGCGAAAGGGACTGGACCTTTTGACCGACACCGATCGGGCCTCGACCCTCTGGATCCGACTGGCCGTCACCGTGTTGCTGGTGTCACTGGCGCCACTGACGTTCGTTCGGGCGTCCGGCGGCGCCAGGGCCACGCCGGCGCTGATGCACCTGGCCGTCGCCGCCGTACTCATTCCGCTCCTGGCCCCCAGAAACACCGATTGA